CTGTCGCAACCAGTACTGAGCGTCCGTAGCATCAGGCTCAAAACGCTGCGATCCCCAAGCCGGAGGGCAGATGAGACCGATGGTGTAGCCGGCATTGGCTAGCAGGCTCAGTTTTTGACGGTAAGCTGCTGCCACATATGGTTTTGAGATCGTTAAAACGCGCAACGCTGCTCCGCAAAAACTTCAAAATAGCGTATAATAACTCCAAAGGCCACATGCTAGTCCGAATCCCCAGTCGGCGGGATGGTGGATGGGGCGGAGGGGGTTCGTTCATGATTGCGATCTTTCCCGAAATCGTTGCTACTGCAGCCGCCGGTGATAGCGAACGACTAGCCATACTGGTGCGCCAATATTTCGGTGCGGCCGAGTCAAGGGCTCCGAAGCTCGATGTTTCCAAGTTGGCTGAGTCGGCTGGCCTTGCTGTGCGTTCGCTTAAGATTGATGCCCGCGGCGCTTTGCTGGCAAAAGATGAGCGTGGCTCCTTCCAAATTGCCATTGTGCTCCATCCGCACCTCACGGCGGGCGCATCCCAGTTTATGCTGGCACATTTGCTAGGTCGTTATCTGCTTGAGGTGCAGCCCATGATTGCGCGGGGTGACTGGCAGGCAAGCGGCTTCCAGGAAAGAGATTGCGCCCTCACGCGCTATGCTCAGGGAGGTGCCGGGGGGCAGCAGGGATCGCAAACTCTACGTGCGGTGGCGGCAGCCGATGCCTTCGCTGCGGCACTGCTTTTACCCGCGGCTATGCTCGAAAGGGCGCTCGAGAAACTGCAAGACCATGGGCGTGTCGCTAGTTTCTTCGGCGTGCACCCGTCCTTAGTGCGCCGTCGGCTAGATGATCTCAGGGGCGCCAGCGGGGCACCAGTCAACTTTCTTGACGCCGAAACTCGGGCCGGGTTCACCCCGCCGGAACCGACCGTCGTCGAGCCGGAATCCGCTGCCAGTCAGATCATTCCACCCGAGCCGACGATGCCGCGCGCCTATGCGGCCTCTACTTATGGCAGCACGGAAAAGATGACGCGGCAAAAGAGTTTCAAGGATGAGACCCAGGCCACGCCTCAGGCAGCGGAGCGATCAGCCAGTGGCATGGAGAGGCTGCGCGCGATTGCCCGTAAGCTCGATAAAGGTGTGTGACTGGCGGTCGGTAAAAAAACTGTTTGCCCCGCGGCTGATTTAAGCTTAGATGCTCGGTGCATGACCGCTTACGGCGACATTCTTTGGACCCCGAGTGCGCAGCGTTTGGCAAGTAGCCACATGAGCCGTTTTGCGGCCGCCATGAGCAAGCGCAGCGGCTTCCATTTGTCCGAATTTAGCGCCCTGCATCACTGGTCGGTGACGGAGCCAGGTGCATTTTGGGGCGGCGTGGCTGATTACTGCGGCGTCAAATTTATGACACCGCCTAGATCAGTTTTCGTGGCGCCACCGGCGGGGCGTATCCTCGGGGCACAATGGTTCGAGGGGGCGACGCTCAATTACGCGGAGCACCTTTTAGCCGGTGATCCCACGACTGAGATTATCATCGCCTATGCCGAGGGCGCCGCGACGCGCGTTTACACACGCGCAGCGCTGCGACGTGAGGTGGCGCGCTGTGCCGCTGCTTTAAAGGAGCACGGCGTGAGTGCTGGAGACCGCGTGGCGGGTGTGGTGGCTAATGTGCCTGAGGCGATTGTGGCGATGCTTGCCACGACTTCGCTAGGTGGCGTGTGGTCGTCGTGCTCGCCCGATTTCGGTGCCGCCGCCGTCACGGACAGATTGCGGCAGATCGCACCCAAAGTCGTCTTTTTCACCGAGCGTTACCAGTACGGTGGCAAGGCTTTTGACTGCGCAGCGCAGATACAGGCCACACGCGAGGCGCTGCCGCATCTACGCGCGGCCGTGGGTATCGATCACTTAAGCGGCAGTGCGCATGCCAGGGCACCAGGTCTCATCGCTTGGGAGGAGTTTCTCTATGCAGAGGATGCGGTCCTTAGCTTTGTTCCACGCGCTTTTAATGACCCACTCTTCATACTGTTCTCGTCCGGTACCACGGGGGTGCCCAAGGCTATCGTGCATAGTGTCGGCGGCACGTTGGTACAGCACCTAAAAGAGCTGATGCTGCATGCGGATATCGGGCCCGGCTCACGATTGATGTTTTATACGACCTGTGGCTGGATGATGTGGAACTGGATGGTCTCCGCCCTGGCGACGGGAGCTTCGCTCGTACTTTTTGAGGGCTCCGTGGCGACGCCAGATTTAGGCGTATTCTGGCGCACGGCTAAAGAGGCCCGTGTGACTGCGCTGGGTACAAGCCCGAAGTTTGTCGCCACATCAATGGCCCAGTCATACGATGTGAGAGCCGTGCTTTTCGATTATGCTCCGCGTACGGTGCTGACGACGGGAGCACCACTCTTGCCTGAGCACTTTGCGTGGCTTTACCAAATGCTTGCCCCTGCCGACGGCGATCTCCACGTGGCGTCGATTAGTGGCGGTACTGATATTGTTTCCTGCTTCATGCTTGGCACACCCACGTTGCCTGTTAGGGCGGGTGAGATTCAATATGCCGGACTTGGGATGGATATCGACGCCTGGGACGATGCCGGCAGATCATGTCGCGAGACTAAAGCGGAATTAGTTTGTAAGACGCCTTTCCCTTCCATGCCCATCGGATTTTGGAACGATGAGGGCGGCAAGCGTTATCATAGTGCGTACTTTGAGCACTACGATCACTGCGAAGTGTGGCGCCACGGAGATTTCGTCGAAATAACGCGGCACGGCGGCATAGTTGTCTATGGGCGTTCCGATGCGACGCTCAATCCCGGTGGCGTGCGCATAGGCACGGCGGAGCTATACCGCCAGGTTGAGACTATTCCAGGCATTGTTGATGCGATTGCGGTCGCGCGTCGCCAAGATGGTGATGAGGCGATCGTCCTGTTCGTTAAGTTAGCTCCAGGTGTGGCCCTGGATGAGCAACTCCAGAGAGAGATCAAGCGCACCTTGCGCGAGCGTCTCACTCCCCGCCACGTGCCGCACAAGATCATGCAGGTAGGCGACATTCCCTACACACGCAGTGGCAAAAAGGTCGAGCTGGCAGTAACCCAAGCAATCCATGGTGAACCAGTGACAAACTTGGCGGCTCTGGCCAATCCGGAGGCAATGGCAGAGTTTCAGGCCTTGGCTTTGGCATGGCCAAAGTAATGGTTAATAGCCAGCTCGCGCGGAGTTTACGCTCATGGCGGTGACGGCAAAGAGTTTATATGTAGGCGCCCTTAAGACGCATTGGGTATCGTACCTATTTGGTACGGTGGCCCTTTTTTCGTGCAGCATCTCCGAGGTCCTGATACCCAAAGTAGTGCAATGGGCGCTCGATCTTATTGGACGCAAGGGATCTGGCCTGCCCCTCTGGTTAAGACGCGGGTCCCCTGAGAGTGAGTTGCACCTACTGATTCTCATACTACTTATAGCCTTGATCGTCGGCTTATTCGGGCGTCTAGGTTGGCGTCAGCTCTTAGCAAGGCAAACACATGTAGCGGGCAGGGAACTCAAAGTTCGGCTATGGGGCGTCTTGCGCCATGTGCCTCTAGGTACCTTCCACGATTATTCTCTGGGCGATCTCATGAACCGGGCCACCGGCGACTGGAATGCCGTGCGCGCCATCCATGGCTTTACATTGGTGCAGACGCTCGATCTTATATTCTTTTCGACGCTCAGTGTGGGCTGCATCTTGTGGATCCATCTGCCGCTTGGGTTGGCGTCGCTGGTGATTTTGCCGTTTTTACCGTTGCCGATTTTGCGGCTAGCGCGACGCGAGCATGATCTTCATGCCGTGGCTCAAGATCAACTTGGCAAACTTTCGGATGCCGTCACGCAATCACTTAGCACCATCCGTCTGCAGCGGGCGACAGCCAGTGAGGGACCGTGGGAAGAGCGCCTCAGTCACGAAGCGAAACTTTACTCAGAGCAACGATTTGCGGTCGTTAAGACCGGGTGGAAGATCTATCCCTTGGCTGCAATGCCATCGCTTTGCGCCTACGCAGTGATGCTCGTTTGGGGTGTAAGTCTAGTCCAGAGTGGCCAGTTAACAATCGGTCAGTTTGTGGCAATGCAGTCCTATGTCCTGATGTTGCAGGGACCTCTGGCCGACATGGGCGAATGTATTGCCGAGTGGCAACGCGGTTTTGCTAGTTTTGGACGGATCGTCGAGATTTTCAATCTGCAGGCCTTAGCCGAAAGGTGGCGCGGCAAAGATATGCGTCCTACCAGTGACGATCCCACGATTCGCGTTGATCATCTGCATTTTGCTTATGCTCCCGGGGGACGTACGATCCTCAGTGATGTGTCGTTAGACATCGACCCAGGGCGCCATATTGGCATATTTGGACCAATTGGCAGTGGCAAGAGTACGCTCCTCTCACTGATAGCAGGGTTGACTGAGGCGCCCCGCGGTGCGGTCAGACTGGCTGGTGTCGATGTTGATGCGCTTGATCGCACGTGGCTAGCACAATATGTGACGATGGTGCCGCAGCGGGCTTTTCTCTTCGCCGGTACCATCCGCTATAACTTGGAGCTAGACCAGAGTCTGGACGACGACGCTCTGTGGCGTGTCCTTGAACTTGTGCAGCTTGCCAGTGACGTGAGGCAGTTTAGTGACGGTCTCGACAGCTGGGTGGGCGAATGGGGAATTAACCTATCGGGTGGACAAAAACAGCGGCTCGCCCTGGCACGCGCACTCCTCAGACGGCGCCAAATCATCCTTCTAGATGATTGTTTAAGTGCTGTAGACGCGGTGACGGAAGAGTCTATTTTGCAGGGATTAAAGGCGCAGCTCTCCGGGGCAACTGTCATTTGGGTGGCACATCGGTTATCGACTCTGAGGCTTTGTGATCAAGTGTACAAGCTTGATCAAGGTAGACTGTCAGTGGTGAACGAAAGCACCTTGGCGCAGGAGTTGGAGGGACGTCATGAGTGACGCAGCAGCTGCCTCGCGTCGCGAGACTCTCACTAAGGTGAATCCAGCCTTTGACACCGAGGACAAGATCCTGGCAGCAGCCAGTGATTTGATCGGCATGGTACAG
The window above is part of the Deltaproteobacteria bacterium genome. Proteins encoded here:
- a CDS encoding ImmA/IrrE family metallo-endopeptidase, with product MVLRSLKRATLLRKNFKIAYNNSKGHMLVRIPSRRDGGWGGGGSFMIAIFPEIVATAAAGDSERLAILVRQYFGAAESRAPKLDVSKLAESAGLAVRSLKIDARGALLAKDERGSFQIAIVLHPHLTAGASQFMLAHLLGRYLLEVQPMIARGDWQASGFQERDCALTRYAQGGAGGQQGSQTLRAVAAADAFAAALLLPAAMLERALEKLQDHGRVASFFGVHPSLVRRRLDDLRGASGAPVNFLDAETRAGFTPPEPTVVEPESAASQIIPPEPTMPRAYAASTYGSTEKMTRQKSFKDETQATPQAAERSASGMERLRAIARKLDKGV
- a CDS encoding acetoacetate--CoA ligase — encoded protein: MTAYGDILWTPSAQRLASSHMSRFAAAMSKRSGFHLSEFSALHHWSVTEPGAFWGGVADYCGVKFMTPPRSVFVAPPAGRILGAQWFEGATLNYAEHLLAGDPTTEIIIAYAEGAATRVYTRAALRREVARCAAALKEHGVSAGDRVAGVVANVPEAIVAMLATTSLGGVWSSCSPDFGAAAVTDRLRQIAPKVVFFTERYQYGGKAFDCAAQIQATREALPHLRAAVGIDHLSGSAHARAPGLIAWEEFLYAEDAVLSFVPRAFNDPLFILFSSGTTGVPKAIVHSVGGTLVQHLKELMLHADIGPGSRLMFYTTCGWMMWNWMVSALATGASLVLFEGSVATPDLGVFWRTAKEARVTALGTSPKFVATSMAQSYDVRAVLFDYAPRTVLTTGAPLLPEHFAWLYQMLAPADGDLHVASISGGTDIVSCFMLGTPTLPVRAGEIQYAGLGMDIDAWDDAGRSCRETKAELVCKTPFPSMPIGFWNDEGGKRYHSAYFEHYDHCEVWRHGDFVEITRHGGIVVYGRSDATLNPGGVRIGTAELYRQVETIPGIVDAIAVARRQDGDEAIVLFVKLAPGVALDEQLQREIKRTLRERLTPRHVPHKIMQVGDIPYTRSGKKVELAVTQAIHGEPVTNLAALANPEAMAEFQALALAWPK
- a CDS encoding ABC transporter ATP-binding protein, producing MAVTAKSLYVGALKTHWVSYLFGTVALFSCSISEVLIPKVVQWALDLIGRKGSGLPLWLRRGSPESELHLLILILLIALIVGLFGRLGWRQLLARQTHVAGRELKVRLWGVLRHVPLGTFHDYSLGDLMNRATGDWNAVRAIHGFTLVQTLDLIFFSTLSVGCILWIHLPLGLASLVILPFLPLPILRLARREHDLHAVAQDQLGKLSDAVTQSLSTIRLQRATASEGPWEERLSHEAKLYSEQRFAVVKTGWKIYPLAAMPSLCAYAVMLVWGVSLVQSGQLTIGQFVAMQSYVLMLQGPLADMGECIAEWQRGFASFGRIVEIFNLQALAERWRGKDMRPTSDDPTIRVDHLHFAYAPGGRTILSDVSLDIDPGRHIGIFGPIGSGKSTLLSLIAGLTEAPRGAVRLAGVDVDALDRTWLAQYVTMVPQRAFLFAGTIRYNLELDQSLDDDALWRVLELVQLASDVRQFSDGLDSWVGEWGINLSGGQKQRLALARALLRRRQIILLDDCLSAVDAVTEESILQGLKAQLSGATVIWVAHRLSTLRLCDQVYKLDQGRLSVVNESTLAQELEGRHE